The sequence CCCCTCCTTTGCTGAAGGCATAGAAGCTGCGAAAAGCCAGGGAGTGGCCATCCACCAGCAGCAGCAGGGGTTTGAGGGTGGTGCCGCCGGTCAAAACGCCCTGGAAATCGAGTGGACCCAGCCTGGCAGAACGGGCCGTGCTGCCTTGAGTCCCTGCGGCCGTTATCGCTGGTGGCTCGAGCGGCAGTGGCAGCCGCGGGCCCCGCGCCTGCTGTTCATCGGCCTGAATCCCTCCCGGGCCGATGGTCAGCGGGACGATCCCACCCTGCGGCGCTTGATCGGCTTCGCTCAGGCCTGGGGCTATGGAGCACTGGAGGTCCTGAACCTGTTTTCACGCATCTCCGCCACTCCGGCGGTGCTCCGGCGCAGCGCCGATCCGATCGGCTCGCAGACCGACCAGTGGTTGCAGCAGCGCCTGAGGGCCCTGACGCCTGCTCCAGGGTCTGCGGTCTGGCTGGGCTGGGGGAATGGCGGACAGTGGCGGGGGCGGGCTCGAGCGGTGTTGCCCGTTCTGCTCGAGCAGAACGTCCCGCTCCTGGCCCTGGGCCTGACCGCCAGCGGTCAGCCGCGGCATCCTCTCTATGCGGCCAAGGCTGCGCAGCCGCTGCGTTTGACCCATTCTGGGGAGGAGCTTCGGCCTGGTTCCGCCCTCCGATGACCCGTAACCCAAGCCGCTACGCGATCCATCTGCTGCTGTCCGGGGGCCATGAGCAGGTGGTGCACTTCCCCAGCCTGGACGCCTTTCAGCAGTGGTACGGAACGGTGCTCAATGCCGGACCGGCCGATGCCTTCATCAATGTCCCGATCACTGAGCTCCCCGGTGAGTACCTGGTGGTGCGCCCCAGTGCGGTGAAGGGGATCCGAGTGGAGCCAGTGTTTGGCGCCCTCGATGACGATGACTTCTGAGCTGATCTGGGGCTTTGCCTTCTTTGCTGGGGCCCTGGCTCAGCTGCTGGCCCGTCTGAGTGGCTGGCCATCGGTGGTGTTGCTGCTGGCGGCGGGCCTGTTCATCGGTGATGCCGGGCTGGATTGGGTGCAGCCCGAGACCCTGGGGGGAGGGCTGGAGTCCTTGGTGGGGCTGCTGGTCAGCTTGGTGCTCTTCGATGGCGGCCTGAATCTGCGCTTGGCCGGCCGGGACCTGCAGCGCACGGTGTTGCAGTTGGTGCTGACCCGTGGCCTGCTCGGGCTGGTGGGTGGCGCGCTCTTGGCCCATGAACTGGCGGGGCTGCCCTGGCCTTTGGCCTGGGTCTTTGGTGCCATCGCCCTGGGAACGGGGCCCACGGTGATCACTCCCCTGGTGCAGCAGATGCGCCTGGTGCCGCGGCTCGCCAACGTCTTGGAGGCTGAGGGGTTGATCTTGGAGCCGGTGGGGGCGGTGTTGGCCCTGCTGCTGTTGCAGTTAGCCCTGGGTGATCTGTCCCAGTGGGATCAGGTCCTGCCGCTGTTGCTGCTGCGCTTGGGCGGTGGGGTGTTGATCGGCAGTCTCTGCGGCTGGCTACTGGTCCTGGTGCTGGAGCGCCTGCCGAGCGACGCCGAGGGGCTCAAGTTGCAGCTGAGCCTGGGGGTGTTGTTTCTCTTGGTGAGTGGCACCCAGGCCCTCCTGCCGGAGGCGGGATTGCCGGCGGCGGTGTCAGCGGGGGTCGTGGTGGGCCTGCTCCTGAACGATGCAGCGAGCACGCTCGATGCGTTAATCGCCCACCTGGCGCAGCTGGCGATCACGGTGCTGTTCCCGCTCTTGGCGGCCGATCTCTCCTGGGGTGAGCTCTCTCCCCTGGGCTGGGGCGGCGCGAGTTGTGTGGCCGCCTTGATGCTGTTCCGTTGGTTGGTGGTTCAGGCCGGTTCGGTGGGCCTGCAGGGTCTGAACTGGAGCGACAAGTTGATGCTCAGCTGGATCGCGCCGCGGGGGATCGTGACGGCAGCGGTGGCCAGCCTGTTTGCCCTGAAATTGAGTGCCTCCGGCATCGCTGGCGGTGGCGCGCTCAAGGGCCTGGTGTTCCTGACCATCCTGATCACCGTCGCCGTGCAGGGACTCTCCGCTCCCCCACTGGCCCGTCGCCTGGGGCTTGTTGAGAGTGACCTAGAGGCTGCGCTCGATGCGAGCTCTGGCCTCGCCGCTGGGTTGGAGCAGCAGCCAGGTGGTGAGCAAATCGGGACCCTGGAGGCTGCCGAGTAGGGCGGCCCGCAGGGTTTTCATCAGCACCCCTTTCTTCACTCCGGCATCAGCCACGGCCTGACCCAGTAGTGCTTGGGCGGCGTCAGTGCTTAGGGG is a genomic window of Synechococcus sp. A10-1-5-1 containing:
- a CDS encoding cation:proton antiporter, with product MTSELIWGFAFFAGALAQLLARLSGWPSVVLLLAAGLFIGDAGLDWVQPETLGGGLESLVGLLVSLVLFDGGLNLRLAGRDLQRTVLQLVLTRGLLGLVGGALLAHELAGLPWPLAWVFGAIALGTGPTVITPLVQQMRLVPRLANVLEAEGLILEPVGAVLALLLLQLALGDLSQWDQVLPLLLLRLGGGVLIGSLCGWLLVLVLERLPSDAEGLKLQLSLGVLFLLVSGTQALLPEAGLPAAVSAGVVVGLLLNDAASTLDALIAHLAQLAITVLFPLLAADLSWGELSPLGWGGASCVAALMLFRWLVVQAGSVGLQGLNWSDKLMLSWIAPRGIVTAAVASLFALKLSASGIAGGGALKGLVFLTILITVAVQGLSAPPLARRLGLVESDLEAALDASSGLAAGLEQQPGGEQIGTLEAAE
- a CDS encoding DUF1643 domain-containing protein — protein: MAIHQQQQGFEGGAAGQNALEIEWTQPGRTGRAALSPCGRYRWWLERQWQPRAPRLLFIGLNPSRADGQRDDPTLRRLIGFAQAWGYGALEVLNLFSRISATPAVLRRSADPIGSQTDQWLQQRLRALTPAPGSAVWLGWGNGGQWRGRARAVLPVLLEQNVPLLALGLTASGQPRHPLYAAKAAQPLRLTHSGEELRPGSALR